The Pirellulales bacterium genome includes a window with the following:
- a CDS encoding galactokinase family protein: MSDFLEKVRSLHRGEELFSLAASVYVARAPGRLDLMGGNDDYTGGMVFEAAIREATWAAVQVRRDERIVLVNPQMAALGWQARAEFSLADLTDEAHVRALVNRDPSIRWTAYVLGLFYWLQRESPDLVRHGATVLIDSEVPLNKGVSSSAAIEVAVMKAAASAYGVPLEGVALAEACQWAENVIAESACGIMDQIAVVLGDEGCVLPLVCQPCLPQPLVRLPDRLACWAIDSGVSHAVTGIEYEAARAAGFMGYKLICDQEGIAVRRDDSARIPRFTDDRFAGYLANLAPSLFRERYESRLPERMTGAEFLAAAGEHVDPFTQCRPEVSYAIRACTRYAVEEN; encoded by the coding sequence ATGAGCGATTTTCTGGAAAAAGTCCGGTCCCTGCATCGCGGCGAAGAACTGTTTTCGCTCGCTGCCTCGGTCTATGTCGCCCGCGCGCCGGGGCGGCTCGATCTGATGGGGGGCAACGACGACTACACCGGCGGCATGGTCTTCGAAGCCGCGATTCGCGAAGCCACGTGGGCCGCCGTGCAGGTGCGCCGCGATGAGCGAATCGTGCTCGTGAATCCGCAAATGGCGGCGCTCGGCTGGCAGGCGCGTGCCGAGTTCTCGCTCGCTGATCTGACCGACGAAGCCCACGTCCGGGCCCTGGTCAACCGCGATCCCTCGATCCGCTGGACGGCTTACGTCCTCGGGCTGTTCTATTGGCTGCAGCGCGAGTCGCCCGACCTCGTGCGTCATGGCGCGACGGTGCTGATTGATTCCGAAGTGCCGCTGAACAAAGGCGTCAGCTCTTCGGCCGCCATCGAAGTTGCGGTCATGAAAGCCGCCGCGAGCGCGTACGGTGTGCCGCTCGAAGGTGTCGCGCTGGCCGAAGCCTGCCAATGGGCCGAAAACGTCATTGCCGAAAGCGCCTGTGGCATCATGGATCAGATTGCGGTCGTCTTGGGCGACGAAGGGTGCGTGCTGCCGCTGGTGTGCCAGCCCTGCTTGCCGCAACCGCTGGTGCGCCTGCCCGACCGGCTGGCCTGCTGGGCGATTGATTCGGGCGTGTCGCATGCGGTGACGGGCATCGAGTACGAAGCAGCCCGGGCCGCTGGATTCATGGGCTACAAGTTGATCTGCGACCAAGAAGGGATCGCGGTGCGGCGCGACGACAGCGCACGCATTCCACGATTTACCGACGATCGGTTCGCCGGCTACCTGGCGAACCTGGCGCCGTCGCTATTTCGCGAGCGCTACGAATCGCGCCTGCCTGAACGCATGACGGGGGCCGAGTTTCTGGCCGCGGCCGGCGAGCACGTCGATCCCTTTACGCAATGTCGGCCCGAGGTCAGCTACGCCATTCGCGCCTGCACACGGTACGCGGTCGAGGAAAAT
- a CDS encoding DegT/DnrJ/EryC1/StrS family aminotransferase — translation MELPKAVHELEFNHGSIYGPEEAEALRQVLAASAPSCGPKVKEFEDAFAAYCNTRHALAVCNATAGLELAMIAVGVGPGDEVITTPLSWISTANAIAARGAKVVFADIDPRTLNLDPAAVAAKITPRTKAILPVHLYGQCCDMDALVALARPRGIKIVEDCAHAPGGLYKGRKAGSLGDIGVFSFHQQKNMVTLGEGGMVTTSDPVLFERLLSYRSLCCLTYDPKGKYLPIDERERPMGKRYWMLDFADVGYNFRMTDAQAAVGLVQLAKLDGFNQKRREIAAQYTAGLSDVRGLTLPYVAPDVEHTFHVYCVLVEKEFPLSKEDFMWELYTKKRIKVWSHYMPMHLTAAFRDRGHGEGECPVVEALFHQYVSLPIHPRLTDAAISYLLDSIRALA, via the coding sequence ATGGAACTGCCTAAGGCCGTTCACGAGCTGGAATTCAACCATGGTTCGATCTACGGTCCGGAAGAGGCCGAGGCGTTGCGCCAAGTATTAGCCGCTAGCGCGCCGTCGTGCGGTCCGAAGGTCAAAGAATTCGAAGACGCCTTCGCTGCCTATTGCAATACTCGCCACGCGCTGGCCGTGTGTAACGCCACGGCTGGCCTCGAATTGGCGATGATCGCCGTCGGCGTCGGCCCGGGCGACGAAGTAATCACCACGCCGCTGAGTTGGATTTCGACGGCCAACGCCATCGCCGCGCGGGGCGCCAAGGTCGTCTTCGCCGATATCGACCCGCGGACATTGAATCTCGATCCGGCCGCCGTCGCGGCGAAGATCACGCCGCGCACCAAAGCGATTCTGCCTGTCCACTTGTACGGTCAGTGCTGCGATATGGACGCGCTCGTAGCGCTCGCCCGGCCACGCGGCATCAAGATTGTCGAAGACTGCGCGCACGCTCCGGGTGGCCTGTACAAGGGGCGCAAAGCCGGCTCGCTGGGCGATATCGGCGTCTTCAGCTTTCACCAGCAGAAGAACATGGTCACCCTCGGCGAGGGAGGCATGGTGACGACCAGCGATCCGGTGCTTTTCGAGCGCTTGCTCTCTTACCGGTCGTTGTGCTGCTTGACCTATGATCCGAAGGGAAAGTATCTGCCGATCGACGAGCGCGAGCGGCCGATGGGCAAACGCTACTGGATGCTCGACTTCGCCGACGTCGGCTACAACTTTCGCATGACCGATGCGCAGGCCGCCGTCGGCTTAGTGCAACTCGCGAAACTCGACGGCTTCAATCAAAAGCGGCGCGAGATCGCAGCCCAATACACGGCCGGCCTGTCCGACGTGCGTGGCTTGACGTTGCCTTACGTCGCCCCCGACGTCGAACATACGTTTCATGTTTACTGCGTGCTCGTCGAGAAAGAGTTCCCGCTGTCGAAAGAAGATTTCATGTGGGAGCTCTATACCAAGAAGCGCATCAAGGTCTGGTCTCACTATATGCCTATGCATTTGACCGCGGCCTTTCGCGATCGTGGTCATGGCGAAGGGGAATGCCCCGTGGTCGAGGCACTCTTCCACCAATATGTCAGCTTGCCGATTCATCCGCGTTTGACGGACGCGGCCATTTCGTATTTGCTTGATTCGATTCGCGCGTTGGCATGA
- a CDS encoding NAD(P)-dependent oxidoreductase — MSSSSQPRLLVIGATGFVGAHVAQGGGQHFEVFAGSRQPAVKQADVSIDITSTESIRSAFDQVQPTAVILTAALADIDRCEREQDLAERINHQGPRHVAEECRRRGARLVFTSTDAVFDGSLKVYPEDAAPTPVNFYGRTKARAEAAITEILPAAAIVRVSLVLGRGARPGTNSYVDKLATSFAAGQQVITPTFEYRNPIDVGTLAGLLVDLAGREAQGIFHVGASDKIVRYELARRIAVALGASPELVVPQTAPVPGRAPRGIDDFLVCRRLPALTGFVPPTCQQVIERAVHGTA; from the coding sequence ATGTCAAGTTCTTCCCAACCAAGATTGCTCGTGATCGGCGCCACGGGCTTTGTCGGCGCGCACGTCGCTCAGGGGGGCGGGCAGCACTTCGAAGTCTTTGCCGGCTCCCGGCAGCCGGCCGTCAAGCAAGCGGACGTGTCGATCGATATCACGAGCACCGAGAGCATACGTTCGGCCTTCGATCAGGTTCAGCCTACGGCCGTGATCCTCACCGCGGCGCTCGCGGACATCGATCGTTGCGAGCGCGAGCAAGACCTTGCCGAACGAATTAATCACCAGGGGCCGCGCCATGTGGCCGAGGAATGTCGCCGCCGCGGGGCCCGGCTGGTTTTCACGTCGACCGACGCGGTGTTCGACGGCTCGCTAAAGGTCTACCCGGAAGATGCCGCGCCGACGCCGGTGAATTTCTACGGGCGCACGAAAGCCCGGGCTGAAGCGGCTATCACCGAGATCCTGCCCGCGGCCGCGATCGTACGCGTGTCGCTCGTCTTGGGGCGCGGTGCGCGGCCTGGAACCAACTCGTACGTCGACAAGCTGGCCACCTCGTTCGCGGCCGGGCAGCAGGTCATTACACCGACGTTCGAGTATCGCAACCCGATCGACGTCGGCACATTGGCCGGCCTCCTGGTCGACCTGGCTGGGCGCGAGGCGCAGGGCATTTTCCACGTCGGCGCATCGGATAAAATCGTCCGCTACGAGCTTGCGCGGCGCATTGCCGTGGCGCTGGGCGCTTCGCCGGAGTTGGTCGTTCCGCAAACGGCGCCGGTGCCGGGCCGGGCGCCACGTGGCATCGACGATTTCCTCGTTTGTCGGCGCCTGCCAGCGCTGACGGGCTTCGTCCCTCCCACCTGCCAACAAGTCATCGAAAGAGCGGTCCATGGAACTGCCTAA